A genome region from Gallus gallus isolate bGalGal1 chromosome 9, bGalGal1.mat.broiler.GRCg7b, whole genome shotgun sequence includes the following:
- the PLEKHB2 gene encoding pleckstrin homology domain-containing family B member 2, with product MAFVKSGWLLRQSTILRRWKKNWFDLWSDGRLIFYDDQNRHDIEDKIHMRIHCINLRVGNECRDFQPPEGKQRDCLLQIVCRDGKTVNLCAESADDCLAWKIALQDARTNTGYVGSDVMYDETAISSAPPPYTAYATPSPEVYGYGYGQYHGAYPTVGPQVFYASNGQAYDVPYQYPYHGPYGQPPANHVIIRERYRDNDGDLALGMLAGAATGMALGSLFWVF from the exons ATGGCATTTGTGAAGAGTGGCTGGCTGCTCCGGCAAA GTACTATTTTGCGGCGCTGGAAGAAGAACTGGTTTGACCTGTGGTCTGATGGCCGTTTGATATTCTATGACGATCAGAATCGCCATGATATAGAAGATAAAATCCACATGAGAATCCATTGCATCAACCTCAGAGTGGGGAATGAATGCCGAG ATTTCCAGCCTCCggagggaaagcagagagaCTGTTTACTGCAGATTGTTTGTCGGGATGGAAAGACCGTCAACCTCTGTGCAGAAAGTGCAGATGACTGTTT GGCATGGAAAATTGCTCTTCAGGATGCCAGAACAAACACA GGCTACGTGGGATCTGATGTGATGTATGATGAGACAGCAATTTCCTCAGCCCCTCCTCCCTATACAGCTTATGCTACACCGTCACCTGAG GTCTATGGCTATGGCTATGGTCAGTACCATGGTGCATATCCCACTGTGGGTCCTCAAGTCTTCTATGCCTCCAATGGACAAGCCTATGATGTTCCCTACCAGTATCCATACCACG GACCATATGGCCAACCCCCTGCAAACCACGTCATCATTCGAGAGCGTTACCGTGACAATGATGGAGATCTTGCACTGGGCATGCTTGCTGGAGCAGCGACTGGAATGGCTCTGGGATCGTTATTCTGGGTCTTCTAG